The DNA region GACCAGCTGGCGTGCACCTGCGACGACCCGGAGTGCCCCAACCGGCCCGGTGGGACCGGCTCGCAACCCGGTGCCGTGGTGGTCCACGTGGTCGCCGACGCCGGTGGTGTCGCCACCCCGGTAGATCCGGAACGCAGCGGTGATTTTCCGCAGTGCCGGCCGGGTGCTCCCCAGACGCGCGCGGTCCCCGAATCGGTGGTCGAAGCCAAGCCGGTTCAGATCGTCGGCGGGCCGATCATCCCGACCCCGCTGCTGGCCGAGTTGCTACGAAGCGGACGTGCCGTCGTGCGACCCCTGCAGATACCGGGACCGGACTCTGCGCCGGAACCGCATTACCGGCCGTCGGCCAAACTGGCGGACTTCATCCGCTGCCGAGATCTGACCTGCCGATTCCCCGGCTGCGAACACCCCGCGGAGCGTTGTGACATCGACCATGCGATCGCCTGGGGAGACGGCGGGCCGACGCATCCGAGCAATCTTCGGCTGCTGTGCCGAAAACACCACCTGCTCAAGACTTTCTGGGGCTGGCGTGACCGGCAGTTCCCCGACGGCACCATCGTGTGGACCAGCCCCACCGGGCACCGCTACACCACCCACCCGGGCAGCCGGTTGTTGTTCCCGGCCCTCTGCCGATCCACCGGACGGCTCCCCGCCGTGGCACCAGCGCAGCAGCCGACCGGTTGTCGCGACGTGATGATGCCGATCCGGCGACGCACCCGCGCCCAAGACCGTCGGGCGGGTATCGCCGCCGAGCGGGCCGCCAACCTGGCCCGGATCGAAAGCGGACAGCCGCCCTAGGGGCGGTAGCCGACCAGGAAGTTGCCCAGTCGCTCGATGGCGTGGGACAAGTCGCGTGCCCACGGCAGCGTGACGATCCGCAGGTGGTCCGGGGCCGGCCAGTTGAAGCCGGTGCCCTGGGTGACCAGGATCTTCTCCTGCAACAGCAGGTCCAGCACCAGTTGCTCGTCGCTCTCGATCGGATAGACCTCGGGGTCCAGCCGGGGAAACGCGTAGAGGGCTCCGCGGGGCTTCACGCAGGAGACACCCGGGATCTCGTTGAGCTTGCTCCAGGCGACGTCACGCTGTTCGAGTAGCCGCCCGCCGGGCAGCACCAGGTCGTCGATGCTCTGATGACCGCCCAACGCCACCTGAATGGCGTGCTGGGCCGGCACATTCGGGCACAACCGCATGTTCGCCAACAGGTTGATGCCCTCGAGGAAGCTGGTCGCGTGCTCCTTGGGGCCGGTGATGGCCACCCAGCCGGAGCGGTACCCGGCGACCCGATAGGCCTTCGACAGGCCGTTGAAGGTCAAGCACAGTAGGTCCGGTGCCAGGGTGGCCAGGCTGGTGTGCTCGGCGTCGTCGTAGAGGATCTTGTCGTAGATCTCGTCGGCGAGCAGCAGGAGTTGGTGTTTGCGGGCCAACTCCGCGATCTGGGTGAGCACCTCGCGGCTGTACACCGCGCCGGTCGGGTTGTTCGGGTTGATCACCACCAGCGCCTTGGTGCGTTCGGTGATCTTCGATTCCATGTCGGCGACGTCGGGCTGCCAGTCTTGAGTCTCGTCGCACAGATAGTGCACCGGGGTGCCGCCGGCCAGCGATGTCGCCGCGGTCCACAGCGGATAGTCCGGGGCGGGCAGCAGTACCTGGTCACCGTTGTCCAGCAGGGCCTGCAGCACCATCGTGATCAGCTCGGATACGCCGTTGCCCAGGTAGACGTCGTCGACGTCGAATCGCGGGAAGCCCTCGACCAGCTCGTAGCGGGTGACCACCGCGCGTCGGGCCGGCAGGATGCCCTGGGAATCGGAGTAACCCTGGGCGTACGGCAGCGCCTGGATCATGTCGCGCATGATCACATCGGGCGCATCGAACCCGAACGGCGCCGGGTTGCCGATGTTGAGCTTGAGGATGCGGTGCCCTTCGGCCTCCATCCGCGCGGCCTGGGCATGGATCGGACCGCGGATCTCGTAGAGGACGTCCTGCAGTTTCGTCGACTGCGCGAACGTGCGCTGCCGCGGTTGACTGCCGGTGGCAGACCAGGACAGCTGGTGAGTAGTCACGTCGATGATTCTCCCACGGCTGATCAAGTCGTTTTCCAGATGCGCATTGCAATCGATATCGAAATGTGCCGGACACGGCCGTCATCTTTGGCGTCGCCTGACGTGATTTCCCCCGCTGGCACTGTTAACTAGCTGCACAAACGGGAAGGCATCGGAATGAATCGGGTAATCGTGCGGGCATTGATGGTTATGTCTGCCACAGTGGTCGCCACGGCGCTGAATTCCGCGGTCGAGGCCGATGCGGATCCTCAGTCGCAAGGCGGTGTCTACGCCATCGAGGGCGGCGCCGAGGGCTACTTCATCGTCGTCGCCCCGCACTGTGTCACCAACGGGTGTACCGCCGAGATC from Mycolicibacter sp. MU0083 includes:
- a CDS encoding HNH endonuclease signature motif containing protein, with translation MFDIELPEPEDLSGVDDSALVAAVAGWGRVEAAAAARRLAVIAELVDRGTSGEGARARWACDGWDATAAEVAAAAGSTRGRASSQMYVATALRHRLPRVAELFADGTLSAAMVSTLVWHTMLIEDLGVLAVVDAILAGQACHYGQLSAAKTIAAIHAVIEAHDPAAVRRGRDAARSRDLVVDLENSESGTTALWGRLYAHDATVLDRRLAAMAHSVCDDDPRSIGQRRADALAALAAGADQLACTCDDPECPNRPGGTGSQPGAVVVHVVADAGGVATPVDPERSGDFPQCRPGAPQTRAVPESVVEAKPVQIVGGPIIPTPLLAELLRSGRAVVRPLQIPGPDSAPEPHYRPSAKLADFIRCRDLTCRFPGCEHPAERCDIDHAIAWGDGGPTHPSNLRLLCRKHHLLKTFWGWRDRQFPDGTIVWTSPTGHRYTTHPGSRLLFPALCRSTGRLPAVAPAQQPTGCRDVMMPIRRRTRAQDRRAGIAAERAANLARIESGQPP
- a CDS encoding pyridoxal phosphate-dependent aminotransferase, which gives rise to MISRGRIIDVTTHQLSWSATGSQPRQRTFAQSTKLQDVLYEIRGPIHAQAARMEAEGHRILKLNIGNPAPFGFDAPDVIMRDMIQALPYAQGYSDSQGILPARRAVVTRYELVEGFPRFDVDDVYLGNGVSELITMVLQALLDNGDQVLLPAPDYPLWTAATSLAGGTPVHYLCDETQDWQPDVADMESKITERTKALVVINPNNPTGAVYSREVLTQIAELARKHQLLLLADEIYDKILYDDAEHTSLATLAPDLLCLTFNGLSKAYRVAGYRSGWVAITGPKEHATSFLEGINLLANMRLCPNVPAQHAIQVALGGHQSIDDLVLPGGRLLEQRDVAWSKLNEIPGVSCVKPRGALYAFPRLDPEVYPIESDEQLVLDLLLQEKILVTQGTGFNWPAPDHLRIVTLPWARDLSHAIERLGNFLVGYRP